From Maylandia zebra isolate NMK-2024a linkage group LG11, Mzebra_GT3a, whole genome shotgun sequence, one genomic window encodes:
- the LOC111501291 gene encoding uncharacterized protein LOC111501291: FNSLFKCLLSACPLECYECIPGPSGSCNETTKECPSNTQCGSVRMISNMGGSEFKFMGRTCVTPDQCFSGSVNFGFAQVVINSKCCTSHLCNSQDVPDWSIPSPNGKKCSQCDGNDCTKTLTCNRNEDYCISAAVNAGGETTKVKGCASKMICSNTQTAQLSGIIGGEVSCCQGDLCNSDTTTASQPSSTTAGTTTGSQPSSTTAGTTTASKPSSTTAGTTTGSQPSSTTAGTTTASKPSSTTAGTTTGSQPSSTTAGKSTSTILVCFVAPLIALVLFS, encoded by the exons TTTAACTCCttatttaaatgtcttttatcAGCATGTCCATTGGAATGTTATGAATGCATACCAGGACCATCTGGAAGCTGCAATGAGACAACAAAAGAATGTCCATCCAATACTCAGTGTGGTTCAGTCAGAATGATTtcaaatatgg GTGGTTCAGAATTTAAATTTATGGGGAGAACTTGTGTTACGCCTGATCAGTGCTTCAGTGGCTCAGTCAACTTTGGATTTGCCCAAGTTGTAATTAACAGCAAGTGTTGCACCTCTCATCTGTGCAACTCTCAAGATGTCCCTG ATTGGAGCATACCCTCGCCAAATGGGAAAAAATGCTCGCAATGTGATGGAAATGACTGCACCAAAACTTTAACCTGCAACAGAAATGAGGACTACTGCATCTCAGCAGCAG tGAATGCAGGAGGGGAAACTACTAAAGTAAAGGGCTGCGCCTCCAAGATGATTtgttcaaacacacaaactgcacaGCTCTCAGGAATCATTGGAGGAGAAGTCAGCTGCTGCCAGGGTGACCTCTGCAACAGTGATACAACAACAGCGTCACAGCCCAGCAGCACAACTGCTGGCACAACAACAGGATCACAGCCCAGCAGTACAACTGCTGGCACAACAACAGCATCAAAGCCCAGCAGCACAACTGCTGGCACAACAACAGGATCACAGCCCAGCAGTACAACTGCTGGCACAACAACAGCATCAAAGCCCAGCAGCACAACTGCTGGCACAACAACAGGATCACAGCCCAGCAGCACAACTGCTGGCAAATCAACAAGTACCATCCTTGTATGCTTTGTGGCACCACTGATCGCTTTGGTCTTGTTCTCTTag